CATTTTTATGTTGGCGGAGCGGGGCGGGGCCTGAGTCCCGCAGAGGGAATCGAGACGATGCTGTCGCCCGATTGGATTAAGGCCAACCAAACGATCTACGACAAGGTGACAGCGGTCGTTTTGTCGAACGGGTTGCCGTTTCGATTCACCGAGGCGAACGATCATTATACCGGCGGGGTACCGGGTGGAAGCGACACCTTCGCGGGAGCCTTGTGGGCGCTGGATTTTCTTCATTGGTGGGCGGCGCATGATGCCAAAGGTGTTGATTTTCACAACACGCAATGGGCGGTGAATGGAGCTCTCACTTTGGATGCTCAGGGGCGTGTGACGATCAATCCGAAGGCATATGGGCTTGCGGTGTTTAATCTTGGCGGGCACGGCCGGGTTCAACCGATTTCGATCTCCAATCCGGACGGGGTTAATCTGACGGCTTATGCGGTGCGTGATGGTGGGAATCTTTTTGTGACCATCATCAACAAGGATCACGGCGCTGGTGCGCGCGGGGCAGAGGTGACGATTCGGGCGGATGGAATGAGCGGGCGCGCCGAGGCGATGTTCCTGACTGCACCGGGCGGTGATGCTGCGGCGAAAACGGATGTGATGCTCGGGGGTAAGTTGATAACAAACGATGGCCCGTGGCGTGGGAAGTGGGTGAGGGTAAAGTCAGCTAAAGCGGGTGAATGGAGGGTAGGGGTGGAGAAGACGTCCGCGGTGGTGGTGAGGATTGGGGGCAGGTAAATTCCATGACATTTTGGCGCACAAAACGTGAGTGGCGAGGTGTCGCACGTTGCACGCAGAAAAGGTGCGGATGTGTGGGGATGCCAAGAATTACAAATTGTGTTTTTGAGCTTTCAATCAGTGAGAGAGCTGAGCGCGATAGGTTCGCGAGGAATTTGGCGTGATTGAATCCTTCGGTTGAACTCGCAAGTGCAGGCTGGCGTTATGGGTCCGAAGATTTTTAAGAGGACATTAACCCGGGGCTCAGCGCTGCTTTGCGCGCTTCACCCCGGGCTATAACGTGGGCGGGCTTTCAGCCCTTAGGAAAGGGGCGAAGACGGATCTGAAGTGGTCGAAGAAGAAAAAACGGAGCCACTCACGAAAATCGCCCTTTTAATGAGGAATGATTTTAAATCAGCCGACTTCCTGGGGGCCTTTGCCGCCGTTAATGAGGAAGAGGACGGCCATGCGGACGGCGAGGCCGTTGGTGACTTGTTCGAGGATGACGGAGCGGCCGCAATCGGCAATCTCGCTGTCGATTTCCACGCCACGATTAATGGGGCCCGGGTGCATGATGAGGGCGTCGGGTTTGGTGATGGCGAGGCGTTTTTTGTTCAAGCCAAACAAGCTGGTGTATTCGCCCAGGCTGGGAAACATGGATTTGCGCTGACGTTCGTGCTGGATGCGCAGGAGATTAATGATGTCGGCATCGGCGATGGCTTCCTCAACATTGTGAGTGACGCGACAACCCATCTTCTCGAATACCTTGGGAACCAGGGTGGAAGGGCCGCACAGAGTGACGTGAGCACCCAGTTTCAACAACGCCCAGATGTTGGAGCGGGCTACGCGGCTGTACAGGATGTCGCCAAGAATCGTGACTTTGAGGCCGGCAATTTTGCCTTTGCGCTCGCGAATGGTGTAAGTATCCAGCAGCGCCTGGGTGGGATGTTCGTGGGCACCATCGCCGGCATTGATGACGGAGGCGTTTAGGAATCGCGATAGGAAATGCGCTGCGCCGGTGGCGCTGTGACGAATGATGATGATGTCCGCGTTAAGTGCTTCGAGATTGCGAGCGGTGTCCTTGAGCGTCTCGCCTTTTTTGAGAGAGGAGGCTTCGGCGGTGAAATTGATGATGTCCGCGGTCAGGCGTTGCGCTGCCAGTTCGAAGCTGATGCGGGTGCGGGTGGAAGGTTCGATGAACAAGTTGATGACGGTTTTTCCGCGTAGCGCCGGGACTTTTTTGATGGCGCGTTCGCCGACCGCCTTGAAAGCGCGGGCAGTGTCGAGAACGGTGTTAATCTCCTCGGGGCTGAGGGATTCTATGTCCAACAGGTGTTTGCGATTCCAGCTCATTTTTTCTGAAGGTAAACGGCATCTTCGCCGCCGGTTTCACTGAGTTGCACCTTCACGTTTTCGTTAAGCGAGGTGGGGACATTCTTGCCGACGAAATCGGCCTTGATGGGCAGTTCACGATGGCCGCGATCGATGAGCACAGCAAGTTGGATGCGCTGGGGACGTCCGAAATCATTGAGGGCATCCATGGCGGCGCGGATCGTGCGGCCGCTGAACAGAACATTGTCGACCAACACGACGGTTTTGGCGGTGATGTCGAAAGGGATGACGGTGGGTTGGATGTTGGGTGTGATGTGGCGATCCAGGTCGTCACGGTGCATGCTGACGTCCAGGCTGCCAGTGGAAACGGGATGATTCCAGATGCCAGCGAGGATGGTGCTGAGGCGGTGCGCCAGTTGGACTCCGCCACGCTGGATGCCGATGATGACGACATCTTTGCTGGTTTCGTTGCGCTCCGCGATTTCGTGCGCGATGCGGGTGAGGGCGCGTTGGAGGGCGGAGGTGTTCAGGATCAGGGTCGAATCGGACATAAAAAAAGTGAGCCGGTGAAGTGCCGGTTCGCGGGGAAATTTAAATTACATTTGTTCATTGGCAACCTTCGCAACCTCGCAGGATTGCTTTAAAGGACCAGAGATTCTCAGATATCGGTCTTACCTGGAGAATGCCGACTCCTACGCCATTTGGATCGGTGCTTTACAATCCAATCAGTCAGAGCCCGTTCAAAACCAATATCCTTGCCGGCTTTTTCTGATTCGATCCATTTATGCTTAAGAATCTCCTCGCGCTCTGCCTGGAACTCGCGATAGAGCGAAGAATTCTTCAGCAAATCACTACCAGTAGGAATGTCTTTTGTGTCGTTAGACATACTTGCAAAGTCGATTTGTCACGACTATGTAACATAGTTTCCGAGAAAACAACCTTATTTCTCTCGGGGTGTGCGCCAATCTACTTACATCAAAATGTAGTGTGGACTCTGATTTGGCAAGTAGCCAAAATAGGCTACACGACTAGCCAAGTTTAGCGCGCAGGTGGTCAGCCACTTGAAGGAAGGCCTTGGCAGCAGGCTTTTCGGGGGCGGATACAACGATTGGCACGCCTGAATCACCTGCAATGCGGATTTCGGTAAAGATGGGTATCTCGCCTAGAAATGTCACCTTTTGACGCTCGGCTTCAGATTTGCCGCCACCGTGACCGAATATTTCAACCCGCTCGCCGTTTGGGGTGGTGAAGTAACTCATATTCTCGACAATTCCCAAAATGGGGACGTTTACCTTTTCGAACATGGCGATGCCTTTACGGACAACGCCCAATGAGGCTTCCTGGGGGGTGGTAACGATCACGCCACCATCCAAAGGAACGGTTTGGCAAAGGGAAAGCTGGGCATCGCCAGTGCCGGGGGGGAGATCGACAATCATGTAGTCCAGTTCGCCCCAGGCAACCGAGGTGATGAATTGCTGGATCGTTTTCATGATCATGGGGCCGCGCCAAATTACGGGGCTATCCCCCTCGATCAAAAGGCCCATGCTCATGACTTTCACTCCGTGGGCGACGGGAGGGATCATCATGGTTTCGTCCTCCGTGACAGTCGGCTTGCGGTGAATGCCCATCATGAGGGGAATACTGGGCCCATAGATATCGCAGTCGAGCAAGCCTACCTTGGCGCCGAGATGTTGAAGGGCGCAGGCAAGGTTGACTGAGGTGGTGGACTTGCCAACACCGCCTTTACCGCTGGCGACAGCGACGATGCGCTTGATGCCGGGAATTTTATTTTGGTTTTGCCAGGGATTTTGAGCGGCGACTGCCGGTGCGCCGGTGGGGGCCTGCAAATGCACCTGCGCGGCGGTGATGCCGGGAAGGGATTTTAAAACGCGTTCGCTTTCGGTTTTGATCTGTTGAGCGACCTCGGGTGTGCCCGAGGCGAGTTGCATCGAGACGTTGACGGAGCCGTTGCTGATGTTGACTTGTTTCACCAGACCGAACGAAACGATATCGCGGCTGTAGCCGGGATATTTCACGGCTTTGAGTGCCTCTTTAATTTGCTCTTCAGTAATCATGATATAAATCAGACAAAACCAAATCGGCGCTTTGGAACCGGCGCATCGTGTTTGAGGAGTGCGGGCGGTAGGTGCTGCCGTACAAGCAATGTAGAAGGGGTGCCGTCCATGTCAAAAGAATTTCCAGAAAGGTTTATCCATGGCATATTGCAGGCGAAGGACTGCCATTATGAAAAAGGCGATTTCCATAGGGGAGTATCTCATCGAGCAACTGCATGCGCATGGGGTCGGCCATGTCTTCGGCATACCGGGAGATTATGTGTTGGGATTTTATGACCAACTGGCGAAGAGCAAGCTGGTTACGATGGTCAACACCTGTGATGAACAGGGGGCGGGCTTTGCGGCGGATGCGTATGCGCGGATGCGGGGGTTGGGGGCGGTGTGCATCACCTATTGCGTGGGTGGATTGAAAGTGGCGAATGCGACGGCGGGAGCTTATGCGGAAAAATCTCCAGTGGTGGTGATCAGCGGCGCGCCGGGGATGAATGAGCGGGAGAAAAATCCATTGTTGCATCACAAGGTCAAGGAATTTGATACGCAGAAGAAAGTGTTTGAGCAGATCACCGTGGCCTCGACGGTGTTGAGCGACGCGCAGACAGCGTTCCAGGAAATTGACCGGGTGTTGCACGCAGCGTTGCGGTACAAGCGGCCGGTATATATCGAGCTGCCACGCGACATGGTGTTCAAGACGGGCATTCAATATTATCGACCGGAGGAGATTCATGAACAGAGCGACACCGAGACATTGCGGGCGGCGCTGGCAGAGGCGGAGGCGATGATCAACAAGGCGAAGAAGCCGGTGTGGCTGGCGGATGTGGAGGTGCATCGGTTTGGATTGCAGGACGTATTGATGAAGCTGGTGCACAAGACAAACATTCCGGTGGCGACAACGGTGCTGGGAAAATCGGTGATTGGAGAACAGCATTCATTTTATCTTGGCGTTTATGAGGGGGCGTTGGGGCGGGATGATGTGCGGCGGTATGTGGAGGGGAGTGATTGCGTGGTGATGTTGGGGGCGTTCTTGACGGACATCAATTTGGGAATTTACACGGCGCAGCTGGATCCGATGCGAACGATCTATGCGAACAGCGAGAAGCTTTCGATTCGTTACCACACGTATGAGAATGTGCGGTTCAAGGATTTCATGCGGGGATTGTTGAAGTTGCGGTTGCGCCGGAGGAAGCTTGGAAAAATTCCCACGCCGCCGCCGATTGGATCGTTCCGCGCGAAGGCAGGGAACACGCCGGTGACGGTCAAAAGATTGTATCAGCGGATCAATGATTTTCTGGGGGAGAACATGATGGTGGTTGCAGACGTGGGGGACGCGTTGTTTGGGGCGACGGATTTGTTCATACGGCATCGCACGGAGTTTTTGGCGCCGGCATATTATGCATCGATGGGATTTGCGGTGCCGGCGGGCATTGGAGCGCAGATGGCGAATCGGAAGTTGCGGCCCCTGGTGTTGGTGGGCGATGGAGCATTTCAAATGACGGGCATGGAGTTGTCTACCGCGGCGCGGTACGGCCTGAATCCGATTGTGATCCTGTTGAACAACTTTGGTTATGGCACGGAGCGGCATATGCAGGACGGGGCTTACAATGATGTGTTGCTGTGGCACTACAGCAAGTTGCCGGAGGTGCTGGGAGCGGGGAAAGGTTTTCTCGTGAAGACGGAAGGGGAGTTGGACAAAGCGCTGGAGGAAGCGAAGAAATGTGAGCACACCTTTTGCCTTTTGGACGTGCAGTTGGATCCGGCGGATCGGTCGCCAGCGTTGCAGCGATTGGCGGAGCGGCTGGCGTTGGGAGTTTCTTCGGCGCGAGTGGTGTAAAAAAATCCAGCGGGTCGTTTATTCCCGCTGGAGTGTGACTTCAAATTTACTGTTTCTATTAAGCGAAACTCAACTTGGTGGTTGGTGCGCTTTCGTCCCAGCCGCGCGGAGGTTTGCTATTGATGGCCGAAACGTCCTTGATGGAGATTTGGTTGCCACGGGTCTTCGCGCCCTTCACTGCAACATCGGCAGGGTTGGCGGTTTGTTGGGCGACTTTTTGGTACGCGGCGGGTTTGTATTTGATGTAAATCTGCGCCGGGGTGTCAGGTTCGAAAAACAGGATTTTCGATTTCTCAGGAATGCAGAAGTATTCCTTGTTCATGATGATGCCGCCAAACGTGAAGCGCTTGAGATAAGTCGCCTCGCGATTGGTATAGGCCAGGGTGAAGATGCGGTCGCGATCGGGAATGCCGCAATACACCACGTCCGGGCCCACAAACAATTTCTCCTGCAATTCGGTGACCTTGTAATGGCCGTCGCGGAAGATGAGGAGGAGCTTGTCGAACTTGGTGCAATCGACGCGGAACTCTTCACCGGAGACCTTGTGGCCGACGTAACCGGATTCGCGATCGTAGGCAACCTTGAAGGCTTTGAAGGCGACATCCTTGGCCTCGACTTCGTCGTAACGGCTGCTCTTGGTGAGGCGAGGATAAATGGGACCGTACTTTTCCAGCAACGCTTCGAGACGGCCAATGGCGTACTTGGTGAGGTTCTTGAGGTGCTTCGCGGTTTCGCTGAGGTCGGCTTTGATCTTATCGATCTCTTCGCGGTGCTTGTTGATATCGAAGAGTGAAATGCGGCGGATGCGAACGCCGAGGAGCATTTCCACATCGGTGTCAACGAGGTCGCGAATCATTTCCTTGCGGAAAGGTTTGAAGCCATCATAGACCGCTTCATAAACGGCTTCGTTCGTCTTACACTGCTCGATCTTTTTG
This window of the Pedosphaera parvula Ellin514 genome carries:
- a CDS encoding aspartate carbamoyltransferase catalytic subunit encodes the protein MSWNRKHLLDIESLSPEEINTVLDTARAFKAVGERAIKKVPALRGKTVINLFIEPSTRTRISFELAAQRLTADIINFTAEASSLKKGETLKDTARNLEALNADIIIIRHSATGAAHFLSRFLNASVINAGDGAHEHPTQALLDTYTIRERKGKIAGLKVTILGDILYSRVARSNIWALLKLGAHVTLCGPSTLVPKVFEKMGCRVTHNVEEAIADADIINLLRIQHERQRKSMFPSLGEYTSLFGLNKKRLAITKPDALIMHPGPINRGVEIDSEIADCGRSVILEQVTNGLAVRMAVLFLINGGKGPQEVG
- the pyrR gene encoding bifunctional pyr operon transcriptional regulator/uracil phosphoribosyltransferase PyrR → MSDSTLILNTSALQRALTRIAHEIAERNETSKDVVIIGIQRGGVQLAHRLSTILAGIWNHPVSTGSLDVSMHRDDLDRHITPNIQPTVIPFDITAKTVVLVDNVLFSGRTIRAAMDALNDFGRPQRIQLAVLIDRGHRELPIKADFVGKNVPTSLNENVKVQLSETGGEDAVYLQKK
- a CDS encoding DUF4032 domain-containing protein, yielding MSNDTKDIPTGSDLLKNSSLYREFQAEREEILKHKWIESEKAGKDIGFERALTDWIVKHRSKWRRSRHSPGKTDI
- a CDS encoding Mrp/NBP35 family ATP-binding protein encodes the protein MITEEQIKEALKAVKYPGYSRDIVSFGLVKQVNISNGSVNVSMQLASGTPEVAQQIKTESERVLKSLPGITAAQVHLQAPTGAPAVAAQNPWQNQNKIPGIKRIVAVASGKGGVGKSTTSVNLACALQHLGAKVGLLDCDIYGPSIPLMMGIHRKPTVTEDETMMIPPVAHGVKVMSMGLLIEGDSPVIWRGPMIMKTIQQFITSVAWGELDYMIVDLPPGTGDAQLSLCQTVPLDGGVIVTTPQEASLGVVRKGIAMFEKVNVPILGIVENMSYFTTPNGERVEIFGHGGGKSEAERQKVTFLGEIPIFTEIRIAGDSGVPIVVSAPEKPAAKAFLQVADHLRAKLG
- a CDS encoding alpha-keto acid decarboxylase family protein, whose product is MKKAISIGEYLIEQLHAHGVGHVFGIPGDYVLGFYDQLAKSKLVTMVNTCDEQGAGFAADAYARMRGLGAVCITYCVGGLKVANATAGAYAEKSPVVVISGAPGMNEREKNPLLHHKVKEFDTQKKVFEQITVASTVLSDAQTAFQEIDRVLHAALRYKRPVYIELPRDMVFKTGIQYYRPEEIHEQSDTETLRAALAEAEAMINKAKKPVWLADVEVHRFGLQDVLMKLVHKTNIPVATTVLGKSVIGEQHSFYLGVYEGALGRDDVRRYVEGSDCVVMLGAFLTDINLGIYTAQLDPMRTIYANSEKLSIRYHTYENVRFKDFMRGLLKLRLRRRKLGKIPTPPPIGSFRAKAGNTPVTVKRLYQRINDFLGENMMVVADVGDALFGATDLFIRHRTEFLAPAYYASMGFAVPAGIGAQMANRKLRPLVLVGDGAFQMTGMELSTAARYGLNPIVILLNNFGYGTERHMQDGAYNDVLLWHYSKLPEVLGAGKGFLVKTEGELDKALEEAKKCEHTFCLLDVQLDPADRSPALQRLAERLALGVSSARVV